The Synergistaceae bacterium region GCTGGAAACCGTAATCGACTACAATGTGCTCAATGGTATAAAGCTATTCCGTATCTCTTCTGACTTGATCCCATTTGGATCAAGCATCGCGGCAGACATACCGTGGCACGAGCACTTATCTGGAGAGTTTTCGCGCATTGGACAAAAAATTATGAAAGCGGGCATGCGTGTATCCATGCATCCAGGACAATATACCGTTCTCAACTCAATAAATAACGCGGTAGTAGAGCGGGCAATAGAGGACCTCGACTATCACGAAAAGGTGTTGGACGCGCTTGGACTTGACCCTGAACACAAACTGGTACTTCATCTGGGCGGCGTTTATGGGAACAAAGCCCAGGCTATAAAAAGATTTCTGGTGCATTACAGGCATCTTGAGCCTGCTGTGAAAAACCGCCTGGTGCTGGAAAATGACGATACCATGTTCAACATCGACAATGTACTCGAAGCGTCTTCGGCTGTCGATATCCCTGTTGTTTATGACAATTTGCATAATGCTGCCAATCCGGCAGATCACGCGATGAGCGATCTCGACTGGATAAATCTTTGTGGCGCAACTTGGAAAAGGGGTGATGGTTTACAGAAGATTCATTATTCCCAGCAAAACCCCACCAAAAGAACAGGGGCGCATTCGGAGACTATCGAGCTGGAAACGTTTCTGGATTTTTATCACCGGTTATCTGCAATGGACATCGATATTATGTTGGAGGTAAAGGACAAAAACATATCCGCTTTGAAGTGTATCAACTGTGTCTCAAATCAAGGGATAGGCGCGCTGGAGCGAGAATGGGCCAGGTATAAATACAGCATTCTGGAGCGCTCTCCTGCCGAGTATGGCCGTATTCGCACACTCTTAACGGACAAGAACACCTACCCGGCTTTGGAGATGTACCGTTTGGTTGAAGAGGCGTACCGTACACCCATCCACAGAGGAAATGTAGTGAATGCCGTCCAGCATGTTTGGGGGTATTTCAAAAACAAGGCCACAAAAACCGAAAAAAGCCGGTTTGACCGGCTGTTGACGAAGTACCTTTCGGACGATGCAAGCTTAACATCGCTTAAGAACTGTCTTCATAGGATCGCAAGGAAATACAAGGAGGAGCATCTTCTCAATGGGTATTATTTCTACAAATAAAGAGGAGGAATTGTTATGGAAAGCAAGAAAAATGTCGGGTTAAAAA contains the following coding sequences:
- the uvsE gene encoding UV DNA damage repair endonuclease UvsE; this encodes MSIGYACLAVAVNGSEMKSCTLKNANEERLMSLIEHNLSALETVIDYNVLNGIKLFRISSDLIPFGSSIAADIPWHEHLSGEFSRIGQKIMKAGMRVSMHPGQYTVLNSINNAVVERAIEDLDYHEKVLDALGLDPEHKLVLHLGGVYGNKAQAIKRFLVHYRHLEPAVKNRLVLENDDTMFNIDNVLEASSAVDIPVVYDNLHNAANPADHAMSDLDWINLCGATWKRGDGLQKIHYSQQNPTKRTGAHSETIELETFLDFYHRLSAMDIDIMLEVKDKNISALKCINCVSNQGIGALEREWARYKYSILERSPAEYGRIRTLLTDKNTYPALEMYRLVEEAYRTPIHRGNVVNAVQHVWGYFKNKATKTEKSRFDRLLTKYLSDDASLTSLKNCLHRIARKYKEEHLLNGYYFYK